Proteins from one Aspergillus nidulans FGSC A4 chromosome VIII genomic window:
- a CDS encoding DNA-directed RNA polymerase II core subunit RPO21 (transcript_id=CADANIAT00001852) — protein sequence MSNVYFPYSKAPLRTIAEIQFGLFSPEEIKRMSVVHVEYPETMDDQRQRPRTKGLNDPRLGTIDRQWNCETCEEGQKECPGHFGHIELATPVFHIGFLTKIKKLLETVCHNCGKIKANTSDPKFLDALRIRDPKRRFDHIWRLSKDILICEADPPPEDDEYGKESSKPVRLHGGCGNAQPTVRKEGITLVGTWKPSKSMMDEMDMQQPEKKIITPQMALNIFRNISHEDVRIMGLSNDYARPEWMILTVLPVPPPPVRPSVVVGGSTSGQRGEDDLTYKLAEIVRANQNVQRCEQEGAPEHVVREFESLLQYHIATYMDNDIAGQPKAMQKSNRPVKAIRSRLKGKEGRLRQNLMGKRVDFSARTVITGDPNLSLDEVGVPKSIARTLTYPEVVTPYNIEKLQQLVMNGPNEHPGARYIVRDNGERIDLRHAKRAGGQQLLYGWKVERHLMDGDVILFNRQPSLHKESMMGHRVRVMPYSTFRLNLSVTSPYNADFDGDEMNLHVPQSEESRAELQQLALVPQNIVSPQRNGPLMGIVQDTLCGIYKICRRDVFLTKEQVMNIMMWVPDWDGVIPPPAIFKPRPRWTGKQMISMVFPSGLNLMRTDSKGAAPSSEKYSPLQDGNVLIHEGQLMYGMLNKKIVGASGGGVIHIIFNEYGADAAVAFFNGAQAIVNYWLLHNGFSIGIGDTIPNDQTIQAIEECVRKRKLEVEEITATATQNKLEPLPGMNVRETFESKVSVALNTARDEAGTATEKSLKDLNNAVQMSRSGSKGSIINISQMTAVVGQQMVEGKRIAFGFKYRTLPHFTKDDYSPESRGFVENSYLRGLTPTEFFFHAMAGREGLIDTAVKTAETGYIQRKLVKALEEVMVKYDGTVRNSLGDIIQFIYGEDGLDGAHIEHQKVDILTCSDEKFKERFRIDLMDPALSLGPDVLEQANEIAGDVEVQRYLDQEWEELLKAREVVRHVAKGTEDSMPLPINIQRILEMARTTFRIREGTMSDLHPAEVIPQVQSLLDRLVIVRGDDPISKEAQESATMLFKAQLRSRLAFKRLVTQYSMNKLAFQHVLGAIESRFAKAAAAPGEMVGVLAAQSIGEPATQMTLNTFHFAGVSSKNVTLGVPRLKEILNVATNIKTPSMTVYQEPERAHDKEGAKQLRSAVEYTNLRSITEATEIYYDPDIQTTVIENDRDMVESYFIIPEDVNDDSSRQSKWLLRIILSRAKLLDKGLTVQDVATKIKQAYPRDIAVIFSDNNADEQVIRIRQIQDYKEDEDDDDIEYDVTLKKLEQHLLDTLNLRGVPGVERAFINEKKKIRVQEDGALTDEQSDPLCREWILETSGSSLAEVLAIPGVDATRTYSNQFIEVFEVFGIEAARAAVLREFTVVLSFDGSYVNHRHLALLVDVMTMRGYLTPVTRHGINRADNGALMRCSFEETVEILLEAAAFGELDDCRGVSENLILGQMAPAGTGEFDIYLDQNMLNTVVSNNARYGVMGALGAKDAIISDGAATQYDTGSPMQESAYIGTPDPDSNFSPIRQAGAETPGGFTEYQPSGGFGGFSPAATSPAGYSPSSPFSANPTSPGYSPTSSYSPTSPGMGITSPRFMTSPGFSPASPSFAPTSPAYSPTSPAYGQASPTSPSYSPTSPGFSPTSPNYSPTSPSFSPTSPAFSPTSPSYSPTSPAIGGARHLSPTSPTSPKYTPTSPGWSPTSPQTYSPTSPNFAGSPTSPGGPTSPGYSPTSPAFSPTSPRQ from the exons ATGTCTAACGTCTACTTTCCCTATTCCAAGGCTCCGCTTAGGACCATAGCCGAGATTCAGTTCGGCTTGTTCAGTCCTGAAGAAATCAAGCGGATGAGTGTGGTCCATGTCGAGTATCCAGAGACCATG GACGATCAAAGACAACGCCCACGTACTAAGGGTCTCAATGATCCGCGTTTGGGGACTATTGACCGACAATGGAACTGTGAAACTTGTGAAGAAGGTCAGAAGGAATGCCCTGGGCATTTCGGACACATCGAGCTTGCGACTCCGGTCTTTCATATCG GATTCTTGACGAAAATCAAGAAGTTGCTTGAGACGGTCTGCCACAACTGTGGAAAGATCAAAGCCAACACG TCTGATCCGAAGTTCTTAGATGCCCTGCGGATTCGGGACCCGAAGCGCCGGTTTGACCATATCTGGCGACTCTCGAAGGATATTCTGATTTGCGAGGCTGACCCACCACCGGAAGACGACGAGTACGGGAAAGAAAGTTCGAAGCCTGTCAGATTGCACGGCGGATGCGGCAATGCGCAGCCCACTGTTCGAAAGGAAGGGATAACGCTTGTGGGAACGTGGAAGCCATCGAAGAgcatgatggatgagatggaCATGCAACAAcccgagaagaagataatcACTCCGCAAATGGCGCTGAATATCTTCCGCAACATCTCTCACGAGGATGTTCGCATCATGGGCTTGAGTAACGACTATGCGCGTCCCGAGTGGATGATTCTCACCGTCTTGCCGGTTCCACCTCCTCCCGTTCGCCCAAGTGTAGTTGTTGGAGGTAGCACTTCTGGTCAGCGTGGTGAGGACGATTTGACCTATAAACTGGCTGAAATCGTCCGAGCAAACCAAAATGTCCAGCGTTGCGAACAAGAAGGCGCGCCTGAACACGTTGTGCGCGAGTTTGAGTCTTTGCTACAGTACCACATTGCTACTTACATGGACAACGATATCGCTGGTCAGCCAAAGGCTATGCAGAAGTCAAACAGACCTGTCAAAGCGATTCGGAGCCGTCTAAAGGGTAAGGAGGGCCGTTTGCGGCAGAACTTGATGGGGAAGCGTGTAGACTTCTCTGCTCGTACTGTGATTACTGGTGATCCAAATCTGTCGCTCGATGAAGTCGGCGTTCCGAAGAGTATTGCCAGAACACTGACCTACCCTGAAGTTGTTACTCCTTATAACATCGAGAAACTGCAGCAGCTAGTCATGAACGGTCCGAACGAGCATCCTGGGGCACGATACATTGTCCGAGATAATGGCGAGCGCATCGATCTTCGGCATGCAAAGCGTGCAGGCGGGCAACAACTCTTGTACGGCTGGAAAGTTGAGCGTCATCTCATGGATGGGGACGTGATTCTGTTTAACCGACAGCCCTCCCTTCACAAAGAATCTATGATGGGACATCGTGTTCGTGTCATGCCTTATTCAACTTTCAGACTCAATCTTTCTGTAACCAGTCCATACAACGCTGATTTTGACGGTGATGAAATGAACTTGCACGTTCCGCAGAGTGAAGAGTCTCGAGCGGAACTTCAACAACTCGCACTGGTGCCGCAAAACATCGTGTCTCCTCAACGAAATGGACCCCTTATGGGTATTGTGCAGGATACGCTTTGCGGTATCTACAAGATCTGCCGTCGCGATGTCTTCCTGACCAAAGAGCAAGTGATGAACATCATGATGTGGGTTCCTGACTGGGATGGCGTTATTCCACCACCTGCGATTTTCAAGCCCAGACCCAGGTGGACAGGAAAACAGATGATTAGCATGGTATTCCCGTCGGGTCTCAATCTCATGCGCACTGATTCTAAAGGCgcagctccttcttctgagAAGTACTCTCCTCTCCAGGATGGGAACGTCCTCATTCATGAAGGCCAGTTGATGTATGGGATGCTCAACAAAAAGATCGTTGGTGCGAGTGGAGGTGGTGTCATCCACATCATCTTCAATGAATATGGGGCAGATGCTGCTGTGGCATTCTTTAATGGCGCGCAGGCCATTGTTAACTACTGGCTGCTACACAACGGTTTCAGTATCGGTATTGGTGATACTATCCCCAACGACCAGACTATTCAAGCCATTGAGGAGTGTGTGCGCAAGCGGAAACTGGAAGTTGAGGAGATTACTGCCACTGCGACTCAGAATAAGCTCGAACCCCTTCCCGGTATGAACGTGCGTGAAACATTTGAGAGTAAGGTCTCTGTCGCTCTCAACACGGCGCgtgatgaagctggtacTGCCACCGAGAAGAGTTTGAAGGATTTGAACAATGCTGTCCAAATGTCGCGATCTGGATCTAAGGGTTCTATCATTAACATCTCGCAAATGACTGCTGTCGTCGGTCAGCAAATGGTCGAAGGCAAGCGTATTGCTTTTGGATTTAAATACCGCACTCTTCCTCACTTCACAAAAGACGACTACTCTCCAGAATCCAGGGGCTTTGTGGAAAATTCATACCTTCGTGGCTTGACTCCGACTGAATTTTTCTTCCACGCTATGgctggtcgagaaggtctCATCGATACTGCTGTCAAGACTGCTGAAACTGGTTACATCCAGCGTAAGCTAGTTAAGGCTCTTGAAGAAGTTATGGTCAAATATGACGGCACCGTCCGTAACTCTCTGGGAGACATCATTCAGTTCATTTATGGAGAGGACGGTCTCGATGGCGCACATATTGAGCACCAGAAGGTTGATATTCTTACATGTTCCGATGAGAAGTTTAAGGAGCGGTTCCGGATTGACCTCATGGATCCTGCCCTCAGCCTAGGCCCGGATGTACTGGAGCAGGCCAATGAGATTGCTGGAGATGTTGAAGTCCAAAGATACCTGGACCAGGAGTGGGAAGAGTTGTTGAAGGCTCGAGAAGTTGTTCGCCATGTTGCGAAGGGCACGGAAGATTCAATGCCACTTCCTATCAACATTCAGCGGATTCTAGAAATGGCTCGAACCACTTTCAGAATTCGCGAGGGAACGATGAGCGATTTGCATCCAGCGGAGGTTATTCCCCAGGTGCAATCGCTTCTCGATAGGCTTGTGATTGTGCGTGGTGATGATCCCATCTCAAAAGAGGCGCAGGAGAGTGCGACAATGCTATTCAAGGCGCAATTACGCAGTCGCCTTGCGTTCAAGAGACTGGTAACTCAGTATTCTATGAACAAATTGGCCTTCCAACACGTTCTTGGTGCCATTGAATCGCGTTTTGCTAAGGCAGCCGCCGCTCCTGGTGAGATGGTAGGCGTTCTAGCAGCTCAGTCAATTGGTGAACCGGCCACTCAGATGACATTGAACACTTTCCATTTCGCCGGTGTCTCGTCCAAGAACGTTACACTTGGTGTACCCCGTCTGAAGGAAATCTTAAACGTTGCGACAAACATCAAGACTCCCTCTATGACAGTTTACCAAGAGCCTGAGAGGGCCCATGACAAGGAGGGAGCTAAGCAGCTTCGAAGTGCCGTCGAATACACAAACCTACGCTCCATTACAGAGGCCACGGAGATCTACTATGATCCAGACATTCAGACCACGGTTATTGAGAACGATCGCGACATGGTAGAGTCATATTTCATCATTCCGGAGGATGTTAACGACGACTCTTCTCGTCAGTCCAAGTGGCTGCTCCGTATCATATTGAGTCGTGCCAAGCTTCTTGACAAAGGACTCACTGTGCAGGACGTTGCTACTAAGATCAAGCAGGCGTATCCGAGGGATATTGCTGTGATTTTTAGTGATAACAACGCCGACGAGCAGGTCATTCGTATCCGCCAGATCCAGGACTataaggaagatgaggatgacgatgatattGAGTACGATGTCaccttgaagaagcttgaacAACACCTTCTGGACACTCTGAACCTTCGCGGTGTTCCTGGTGTTGAACGTGCTTTCAtcaatgagaagaagaagatcagagTACAGGAAGACGGGGCCTTGACGGATGAGCAGTCAGACCCATTGTGCAGAGAGTGGATCCTTGAAACAAGCGGCTCATCCCTCGCTGAGGTTCTGGCAATTCCAGGTGTCGATGCCACTCGGACATACTCAAACCAGTTCATTGAGGTTTTCGAAGTGTTCGGTATTGAAGCTGCGCGGGCAGCCGTCCTTCGCGAGTTTACGGTGGTGTTGTCCTTCGACGGATCCTATGTTAACCATCGTCATTTGGCGCTTTTGGTGGATGTGATGACTATGCGTGGCTATCTGACCCCGGTTACTCGCCATGGAATCAACCGTGCCGATAATGGTGCACTTATGCGCTGCTCCTTTGAAGAGACTGTTGAGatccttctggaagctgcCGCTTTTGGCGAACTTGACGATTGCCGCGGTGTGTCAGAGAACCTGATTCTGGGACAGATGGCTCCTGCGGGCACAGGGGAGTTCGATATTTACCTTGACCAGAATATGCTGAACACTGTCGTATCGAACAACGCTCGTTATGGAGTGATGGGAGCTTTGGGAGCAAAAGATGCGATCATATCTGATGGCGCCGCGACCCAGTATGACACCGGATCTCCTATGCAAGAAAGTGCCTACATTGGAACTCCTGATCCCGACTCGAACTTTTCTCCAATTCGCCAGGCGGGCGCCGAAACCCCCGGTGGGTTCACCGAATACCAGCCTTCTGGTGGCTTTGGTGGATTCAGCCCTGCAGCCACCAGCCCAGCAGGTTACTCGCCCAGCAGCCCCTTCAGTGCCAACCCTACATCGCCTGGCTATTCCCCAACCTCCAGCTACTCCCCCACCTCTCCTGGCATGGGTATCACAAGCCCGCGCTTCATGACATCCCCGGGTTTCTCCCCCGCCAGTCCGTCATTTGCGCCGACATCCCCGGCCTACTCGCCTACATCGCCAGCTTATGGGCAGGCTTCGCCGACGTCGCCATCATACTCTCCAACCTCGCCTGGGTTCTCACCAACGTCGCCGAACTACAGCCCTACATCGCCAAGCTTCAGTCCAACTTCACCTGCATTTAGCCCAACGTCGCCAAGCTATAGTCCGACTAGCCCGGCTATCGGTGGTGCTCGGCATTTATCTCCAACTTCGCCTACTTCTCCGAAGTACACACCTACGTCTCCCGGGTGGTCACCCACGAGCCCCCAGACGTACTCTCCCACGTCACCCAACTTTGCCGGCTCGCCGACTTCGCCCGGTGGACCAACATCCCCTGGTTACAGCCCTACGTCGCCGGCATTCAGCCCCAC CTCTCCTCGCCAGTAA
- a CDS encoding Set1-mediated histone H3-K4 methylation subunit Swd1 (transcript_id=CADANIAT00001853), with product MNLSLVDPFVLAQDYPDTLSEKLRSGHATCLRFNRKGDYLASGRVDGTVVIFDVETNGVARKLKGHIRQIQSLSWSRDGRYLLSSSQDWKCILWDLKDGSRVRTVRFEAPVYIAELHPYNHLLFVASLFEDQPVLVDISSPKPVKRILPSAPFRAAPSKDEEIDPAVAAKQAAQDAKHSTCVTIFTALGNHIIAGTSKGWINIIETQTCTTIHSTKLCAGVIILLRLASNGRDLLVNSSDRVIRTILMPDLSQLGIDLEPTNIKLQVEHKFQDVVNRLSWNHVAFSSTGEFVTASTFMNPDIYVWERSHGSLVKILEGPREELGVVEWHPTRPFVVACGLESGCIYTWSIVTPQKWSALAPDFGEVEENVIYVEREDEFDIHPAEEIHQRRLDAEDEEPDVLTIEPSKSGDDIESFRMPVLLDISDSESEEDIVAVGPGTMRRRSPGTGRDKSNANGDGEKDGRNGTTGRGAKGRRR from the exons ATGAATCTCTCACTTGTCGATCCCTTCGTCCTGGCTCAGGACTACCCAGACACATTATCGGAGAAGCTGA GGAGTGGGCACGCGACATGTCTGCGCTTCAATCGCAAGGGAGATTATCTGGCGTCTGGACGG GTAGATGGCACTGTTGTCATATTTGATGTTGAGACAAATGGCGTTGCGCGCAAGCTGAAAGGTCACATTCGGCAAATTCAATCTCTGAG CTGGTCTAGAGACGGTCGCTATCTTCTGAGCTCTTCACAAGACTGGAAGTGTATTCTATGGGACCTGAAAGATGGTTCGCGGGTGCGCACAGTCCGTTTTGAAGCTCCTGTGTATATTGCAGAGCTGCATCCTTACAACCA TTTGTTATTCGTTGCCTCACTCTTCGAAGACCAGCCGGTTCTTGTCGACATTTCCTCCCCGAAACCCGTAAAGCGCATCCTCCCCTCCGCACCCTTTCGCGCCGCGCCCtccaaagacgaagaaattGACCCCGCTGTCGCAGCCAAGCAAGCCGCCCAGGATGCAAAGCACTCAACCTGCGTAACCATCTTCACCGCGCTCGGCAACCACATAATAGCCGGCACCTCAAAAGGCTGGATCAACATCATCGAAACCCAAACCTGCACCACAATACATTCCACAAAACTATGCGCCGGTGTgatcatcctcctccgcctcgcCAGCAATGGCCGTGACCTCCTAGTCAACAGCTCCGACCGCGTCATCCGCACAATCCTCATGCCGGACCTCTCCCAACTCGGCATCGACCTTGAACCAACCAACATCAAACTCCAAGTAGAGCACAAATTTCAAGACGTCGTCAACCGCCTCAGCTGGAACCATGTCGCCTTCTCATCTACCGGCGAATTTGTCACCGCATCCACATTCATGAACCCAGATATCTACGTCTGGGAACGCAGCCACGGCTCACTCGTTAAAATTCTTGAAGGCCCCCGTGAAGAACTTGGCGTTGTAGAATGGCATCCAACCCGCCCATTCGTCGTCGCATGCGGCCTTGAGTCCGGCTGTATCTACACCTGGTCCATTGTCACGCCTCAGAAATGGTCGGCACTCGCCCCGGATTTCGGCGAGGTCGAAGAAAATGTTATTTACGTCGAGCGCGAGGACGAGTTTGATATTCACCCGGCAGAAGAGATCCACCAGCGCCGTCTTGacgctgaagatgaggagcCAGATGTCCTAACCATTGAGCCCTCTAAAAGCGGCGACGATATTGAGTCCTTCCGTATGCCTGTCCTGTTGGATATATCTGAtagcgagagcgaggaggatatcgtTGCGGTTGGGCCAGGGACTATGCGGCGCCGGAGTCCTGGCACCGGAAGGGACAAGTCCAATGCGAATGGTGATGGTGAGAAGGATGGGCGGAATGGGACGACCGGTCGAGGAGCGAAGGGtagacgacgatga
- the laeA gene encoding protein laeA (transcript_id=CADANIAT00001854), protein MFEMGPVGTRLPAMTSPAHNHYSYHSPTSSDRGRSRQNSDAMDIQSITEREPATRYAVAGGPAPWNRNGSPSMSPMYSNNSERNQFHEENGRTYHGFRRGMYFLPCDEQEQDRLDIFHKLFTVARVSESLIYAPHPTNGRFLDLGCGTGIWAIEVANKYPDAFVAGVDLAPIQPPNHPKNCEFYAPFDFEAPWAMGEDSWDLIHLQMGCGSVMGWPNLYRRIFAHLRPGAWFEQVEIDFEPRCDDRSLDGTALRHWYDCLKQATAETMRPIAHSSRDTIKDLQDAGFTEIDHQIVGLPLNPWHQDEHERKVARWYNLAVSESIENLSLAPFSRVYRWPLERIQQLAADVKSEAFNKEIHAYNILHIYQARKPLR, encoded by the exons ATGTTTGAGATGGGCCCGGTGGGAACTCGTCTCCCCGCCATGACCTCTCCAGCGCACAACCACTACAGCTACCACTCTCCCACCTCCAGCGACAGAGGCCGGTCAAGGCAGAACTCGGATGCCATGGACATCCAGTCCATCACTGAACGAGAGCCGGCGACCAGATACGCGGTTGCGGGCGGCCCTGCGCCCTGGAATCGCAACGGGTCTCCGAGCATGAGCCCTATGTATAGCAA CAATTCCGAGCGAAACCAGTTTCATGAAGAGAACGGACGCACCTACCATGGCTTTCGCAGGGGAATGTATTTTCTTCCGTGCGATGAGCAAGAACAGGATCGCCTCGACATCTTCCATAAGCTATTCACGGTAGCGCGGGTATCGGAGAGTCTGATCTACGCGCCCCATCCAACCAACGGCCGGTTTCTGGACCTAGGATGTGGAACTGGTATCTGGGCGATCGAGGTAGCGAACAAGTACCCTGATGCGTTTGTCGCTGGTGTGGATTTGGCTCCTATTCAGCCTCCGAACCACCCGAAGAACTGCGAGTTCTACGCGCCCTTCGACTTCGAAGCGCCATGGGCCATGGGGGAGGATTCCTGGGATCTAATCCATCTGCAGATGGGTTGCGGTAGTGTCATGGGCTGGCCAAACTTGTATCGAAGGATATTCGCACATCTCCGTCCCGGTGCCTGGTTTGAGCAGGTTGAGATCGATTTCGAGCCTCGATGTGATGATCGGTCACTAGATGGAACGGCATTGCGGCATTGGTACGATTGTCTTAAACAGGCGACAGCAGAGACCATGCGGCCAATCGCCCATAGCTCCCGCGATACAATAAAAGACCTGCAGGACGCTGGGTTCACGGAGATCGACCATCAAATAGTGGGACTCCCGCTCAACCCGTGGCATCAGGACGAACACGAGCGGAAGGTGGCACGTTGGTATAACCTGGCCGTCTCAGAGAGCATCGAAAACCTCAGTCTGGCTCCCTTCAGTCGTGTCTATCGCTGGCCCCTGGAGAGAATCCAGCAACTCGCCGCAGATGTGAAGTCCGAAGCATTCAACAAAGAGATCCATGCCTACAATATACTGCACATATACCAGGCTAGGAAACCATTAAGATAA
- a CDS encoding WD repeat protein (transcript_id=CADANIAT00001855) yields the protein MHMLKQISSSSLGLPEDSYIYSIVPSSRTGFAAISSDDSLRIFDANELSHASLVASNVHDGVTSLRTYDASNQLVVTGGRDGKVKLWDLRNGKKSAVVAVQSSNQAPVLSTANCSETNSIVAGTELHSHQAIVAFWDVRSPNQPRLEYVESHNDDVTELQYHPNRHNILLSGSTDGLVNIYNTTITDEDEALVQVINHGSVHRAGFINERTIYALSHDETFSIHPATDPDEEAQEPEPIQFGDLRQPLNCEYIAQLCLGSQGPYIAAGNKVDKRLDLIPLAQSPSWRFDEQNLWRLPGGHGEEVVRSIHIDEQNQSVFTCGEDGLVRAWKPEGEQGQEAQMGTPRHKEKKTKEKARYKPY from the exons ATGCATATGCTCAAGCAAAtcagctcttcctcattgGGCCTGCCCGAGGACAGCTACATTTACTCGATCGTGCCGTCCTCTCGCACAGGGTTCGCGGCCATCTCATCTGATGACTCGCTACGCATATTCGACGCGAACGAACTTAGTCATGCGTCGTTAGTGGCCTCCAATGTACACGATGGAGTCACATCATTGCGGACGTATGACGCGAGCAATCAGCTAGTGGTcactggaggaagagatggcAAAGTGAAATTGTGGGATCTCCGCAATGGCAAGAAATCCGCAGTTGTTGCGGTGCAATCAT CGAATCAGGCACCTGTGTTGTCCACAGCCAACTGCTCCGAAACCAACAGCATCGTCGCGGGGACGGAACTGCATTCCCACCAGGCAATTGTTGCATTCTG GGATGTTAGATCCCCAAACCAGCCACGTCTCGAATACGTGGAAAGCCACAACGACGACGTAACTGAG CTTCAATACCACCCAAACCGCCACAACATCCTGCTTTCAGGAAGTACCGATGGCTTGGTTAACATCtacaacacaacaatcactgatgaggacgaggctCTTGTGCAAGTGATCAACCATGGCTCTGTGCATCGTGCCGGCTTTATCAATGAGCGAACCATCTACGCCTTGAGCCATGACGAGACGTTCTCGATCCACCCAGCTACAGATCCAGACGAGGAAGCgcaggagccggagccgaTTCAATTCGGCGACCTGAGACAGCCTCTCAACTGCGAGTACATTGCGCAGCTCTGCCTCGGCAGCCAGGGGCCATATATCGCCGCGGGTAATAAAGT TGATAAACGTCTCGACCTGATTCCCCTCGCACAGTCTCCCTCGTGGCGCTTCGACGAGCAGAATCTATGGCGCCTCCCCGGCGGTCATGGCGAGGAAGTCGTGCGCTCCATCCACATCGATGAGCAG AATCAATCCGTGTTTACCTGTGGCGAGGACGGCCTTGTGCGTGCTTGGAAGCCAGAGGGCGAACAGGGTCAGGAAGCCCAAATGGGGACGCCGCGGcacaaggagaagaagaccaaggagaaggcacgATACAAGCCATACTAA
- a CDS encoding uncharacterized protein (transcript_id=CADANIAT00001856), producing MDAYAYLIRHGWSGPGNPLNPDRAGVRGGLGLTKPLLVARRSGNQGVGNKTTKDPTNQWWLRGFEDALKGIGTPKEDTIIGKGNALTSELYRHFVRGEVVPGTLGGKKDEKEGQEVSKKRKRGDHEEKQDKESKRLKKEEKKRIKAEKEERRARRREKKERKKNRVVEKAEKKERKAKEKRVKKMNKEAEEPEKEKRPEGDYPTPVSMDSDSMDTQDGTSSLDTEKLKKKEKKDKKEQREKEGKKDKSSKDSKKDKKRELSSAESSKRKPKKSKTT from the coding sequence ATGGATGCCTACGCCTACCTTATCCGCCACGGCTGGTCCGGCCCCGGAAACCCACTGAACCCGGACCGCGCAGGCGTTCGCGGCGGACTAGGGCTCACAAAACCGCTTCTCGTTGCGCGACGCTCAGGGAATCAAGGCGTGGGGAATAAGACGACCAAAGACCCGACGAATCAATGGTGGTTGCGTGGGTTCGAGGACGCGCTTAAGGGGATTGGAACGCCGAAGGAGGATACGATCATTGGGAAGGGGAATGCATTGACGAGTGAGCTGTATCGACATTTTGTTCGGGGGGAAGTTGTGCCGGGGACGCTTGGggggaagaaggatgaaaagGAAGGGCAGGAGGTGTctaagaagaggaagaggggggaTCATGAAGAGAAGCAGGATAAGGAAAGCAaaaggttgaagaaggaagagaagaagaggataaaggctgagaaggaggagaggagagcgcggaggagagagaagaaggagaggaagaagaacagggTTGTAGagaaagcagagaagaaggagaggaaggcgaaggagaagagagtAAAAAAGATGAacaaggaagctgaagagcctgagaaagagaagaggcCCGAGGGCGACTATCCCACACCGGTATCAATGGACTCGGACTCGATGGATACACAGGACGGGACATCGTCTCTGGATACGGaaaagctgaagaagaaagagaagaaggacaagaaggaaCAGAGGGAAAAAGAGGGCAAAAAAGACAAATCCTCGAAGGACagcaagaaggacaagaaacGAGAACTCTCATCGGCCGAGAGCTCAAAACGAAAGCCCAAAAAGAGCAAAACGACTTGA